One window of Bactrocera tryoni isolate S06 chromosome 2, CSIRO_BtryS06_freeze2, whole genome shotgun sequence genomic DNA carries:
- the LOC120768513 gene encoding glutamine synthetase 1, mitochondrial encodes MALRCAGLFINKEFAASSSFLSQFRNLNMTSVRKAHFLRNSPNAALSKTLLDRYRTLETPKNLVQATYLWIDGTGENIRLKDRVLNKVPKSVEDLPNWQYDGSSTYQASGENSDTTLIPRAIYRDPFKPGQNDIIVMCDTYTSEGKPTPSNKRAACQAAIEKVIDQEPWFGIEQEYTLLDIEGRPFGWPEGGFPAPQGPYYCAVGADRVYARDLVEAHATACLYAGIDFAGTNAEVMPAQWEYQVGPSIGLKAGDDLWVSRYILQRIAEEYGIVVTFDPKPMDGPWNGAGAHHNFSTKAMRADGGMKVIEEAIKKLSKQQERHIRAYDPKEGKDNERRLVGRLETSSIDKFSWGIANRGTSVRIPRGVASAGKGYFEDRRPSSNCDPYAVCNALVRTCLLDE; translated from the coding sequence atGGCTCTTCGTTGTGCTGGTCTGTTTATTAACAAGGAGTTTGCGGCATCCTCCTCGTTTTTATCTCAATTCCGCAACCTTAATATGACCTCTGTGCGCAAAGCACATTTCCTGAGGAATTCACCTAATGCAGCGCTGAGCAAAACATTGTTAGATCGCTATCGCACACTTGAAACTCCAAAAAATCTTGTTCAGGCAACTTACCTTTGGATTGATGGCACTGGTgaaaatatccgtttgaaggaTCGGGTTTTGAATAAGGTACCAAAAAGTGTGGAAGATCTCCCTAATTGGCAGTATGATGGAAGCTCGACATACCAAGCCTCTGGTGAAAACTCAGACACCACCTTAATACCACGTGCCATTTATCGGGATCCCTTCAAGCCAGGTCAAAACGATATTATTGTTATGTGTGATACTTACACATCTGAAGGTAAGCCAACGCCATCGAACAAACGCGCTGCCTGTCAAGCAGCTATAGAAAAAGTTATTGATCAAGAACCCTGGTTCGGCATTGAACAGGAATATACGTTACTTGATATTGAGGGTCGCCCCTTCGGCTGGCCAGAAGGTGGCTTTCCTGCACCACAAGGACCTTACTACTGCGCAGTGGGAGCCGATCGTGTTTACGCCCGAGATTTAGTAGAAGCTCATGCCACTGCATGCTTGTATGCTGGTATCGACTTCGCTGGCACCAATGCAGAAGTTATGCCCGCTCAATGGGAATATCAAGTGGGTCCTAGCATTGGCCTCAAAGCTGGTGATGACCTGTGGGTTTCACGGTATATTCTACAACGCATTGCTGAAGAATATGGCATTGTTGTTACATTCGATCCCAAGCCAATGGATGGGCCATGGAACGGCGCTGGTGCTCATCACAATTTCTCTACTAAAGCTATGCGTGCTGATGGCGGTATGAAAGTCATAGAAGAAGCCATTAAAAAGCTCAGCAAGCAGCAAGAGCGCCACATTCGTGCCTATGATCCAAAGGAAGGCAAGGATAATGAACGACGTTTAGTCGGCCGGTTGGAAACCTCAAGTATCGATAAGTTCTCTTGGGGCATTGCGAACCGTGGCACCAGTGTTCGTATTCCACGTGGTGTGGCAAGTGCAGGTAAAGGCTACTTCGAAGATCGTCGTCCCAGCTCTAACTGCGATCCCTATGCTGTATGTAATGCTTTGGTGAGAACTTGCTTGCTTGATGAATAA